A stretch of Cheilinus undulatus linkage group 20, ASM1832078v1, whole genome shotgun sequence DNA encodes these proteins:
- the bms1 gene encoding ribosome biogenesis protein BMS1 homolog isoform X2, whose protein sequence is MDGKVKKQKKHQQKHSGPKAEKKKLRKQGGTTEEDDRRRNPKAFAVQSAVRMAKTFHRSQDIKAKKHHIPLVDRTPLEPPPIVIVVVGPPKVGKTTLIRCLIKNFTRQKLGEIHGPVTIVAGKKRRLTFMECNNDINTMIDLAKVADLALMLIDASFGFEMETFEFLNICQVHGFPRIMGVLTHLDSFKNNKTLRKTKKNLKHRFWTEVYQGAKLFYLSGMVYGEYQTQEVKNLGRFISVMKFRPLVWQTSHPYVLADRMEDLTDPERVRTDPKCDRTVSLYGYLRGTYMKNKGQVHIPGVGDFQVSDVNFLPDPCPLPDTQKKRALNEKERLLYAPMAGVGGVVYDKDAVYIDLPANHVNQTQEDQRPTTELVQSLIDTHATLDEKMASSKVSLFSGSATLESAEVDEESEEGAGLKETCVLDPITQRERRKVVFTEGEEEEEEDEDDDSEDDDDDEEEEDGDEDDVSVFLKKARADSDQTDQNIPPPMKKQKKEEEEKLEVPAFADSEDELERSDDEEESDDDEEESDEEEKAGGAGDSGNCSEEESDDDEEDEEEEEESEGGEEEEEEQGSLRWKEDLLQKASQAFLRQQEAAPNLRKQVYGSVVEAGQSDEEEDEEELGGLFRVSRPQKNKKFTADAMDCSRFKPDTSHDWDLEEMLDSIRDCFVTGKWEEGQDAATLLKEDDELYGDFEDLETGAVHTAQDQSGENEDEDGDEDEDGDEEGAEGLMKVDQEEQQKKKRLEKKRRLKERFDAEYDDGEATYFDDLKEEMQKQAELNRAEFEDVDDETRVQYEGFRPGMYVRVEISSLPCEFVINFDPQYPIILGGLGSSEGNVGYLQMRLKKHRWYSRILKTRDPLILSLGWRRFQTLPLYHIEDHNGRHRLLKYTPQHMHCGASIWGPITPQGTGFLAVQSVAETKANNFRIAATGVILDLDKSVTIVKKLKLIGYPYKIFKNTCFIKGMFNSVLEVAKFEGASVRTVSGVRGQIKKALSSPTGAYRATFEDRLLMSDIVFLRSWFPVSVPQLYNPVSSLLLAVGQKDCWAGMRTLGQLKHELGIRNKPNADSLYKPVVRAPRRFNPLHIPKELQKALPFKSKPKQQQAKGNVPRDLQRPSVIREPHERKVAALLHALSTVHNHKRKKARAVQHTKHKEFLQQKEKQEEAKLKRQKEARKKLYRVMGQMDQRKQRSSLKGAPQDD, encoded by the exons ATGGACGGGAAGgtgaagaagcagaagaagcaTCAGCAGAAACACAGCGGGCCcaaagcagagaagaagaaactcAGGAAGCAGGGAGGCACCACAGAAGAAGATGATCGCAGACGAAACCCCAAAGCCTTCGCCGTTCAGTCAGCTGTTCGGATGGCAAAGACCTTCCACAG GTCTCAGGACATCAAAGCAAAGAAACACCACATCCCTTTGGTGGATCGGACTCCTCTTGAACCCCCTCCTATCGTCATCGTTGTGGTTGGACCCCCAAAGGTGGGAAAAACCACCCTGATCCGCTGCCTGATCAAAAACTTCACCAGACAGAAGCTTGGAGAGATTCACGGACCGGTGACCATTGTAGCAG gtaAGAAACGCCGTCTGACCTTCATGGAGTGTAACAATGACATCAACACCATGATTGACCTTGCCAAAGTCGCTGATCTG GCGTTGATGCTTATTGATGCCAGTTTTGGCTTTGAGATGGAGACGTTTGAGTTCCTGAACATCTGTCAGGTTCACGGTTTTCCTCGGATCATGGGCGTGCTGACTCATCTGGACTCCTTCAAGAACAACAAGACTCTGAGGAAGACCAAGAAGAACCTGAAGCATCGATTCTGGACTGAGGTCTACCAG GGGGCGAAGCTGTTCTACCTGTCTGGTATGGTCTACGGGGAATATCAGACTCAGgaggtgaagaacctgggccgGTTCATCTCAGTCATGAAGTTTCGTCCTCTGGTCTGGCAGACGTCGCATCCCTACGTCCTCGCTGATCG TATGGAGGATCTGACCGACCCAGAGAGAGTCAGGACTGACCCCAAGTGTGACAGAACAGTTTCACTCTACGGCTACCTGAGAGGGACATACATGAAGAACAAAGGGCAGGTGCACATCCCAG GTGTTGGAGACTTCCAGGTGTCAGACGTTAACTTCCTGCCTGATCCGTGTCCACTTCCTGACACTCAGAAGAAAAGAGCCCTGAATGAGAAGGAGCGTCTGCTCTACGCTCCCATGGCGGGGGTAGGCGGGGTCGTTTATGACAAAGACGCCGTTTATATTGACCTGCCGGCCAACCACGTTAATCAGACTCAG GAGGACCAGCGTCCAACCACAGAGCTCGTTCAGTCTCTCATCGATACTCACGCCACTCTGGATGAAAAGATGGCGTCCAGTAAAGTGTCTCTGTTCAGCGGCTCGGCTACGCTGGAGTCAGCAGAGGTGGACGAAGAAAGCGA AGAGGGGGCGGGGCTTAAGGAGACTTGTGTCCTGGACCCGATCacccagagagagaggaggaaggtgGTCTTCactgagggagaggaggaggaggaggaagatgaagatgatgacagtgaagacgatgatgatgatgaggaggaggaggatggtgatgaagatgacGTGTCTGTGTTTCTGAAGAAAGCGAGAGCTGACTCTGATCAGACTGATCAGAACATTCCTCCTCCGATGAAGAAacagaagaaggaggaggaggagaagttGGAGGTGCCGGCGTTCGCTGACAGCGAGGACGAGCTGGAGAGGAGcgatgatgaggaggagagtgatgatgatgaagaagagaGTGATGAAGAGGAAAAGGCCGGGGGAGCAGGTGACTCTGGAAACTGTTCAGAGGAggagagtgatgatgatgaggaggatgaagaagaggaggaggaatcagagggaggggaggaggaggaagaggaacaag GTTCTCTGAGGTGGAAGGAAGATCTGCTGCAGAAAGCATCTCAGGCTTTTCTACGGCAACAAGAAGCTGCTCCCAACCTGAGGAAACAGGTGTACGGCTCAG TGGTTGAAGCTGGTCagagtgatgaagaggaggatgaagaggagctgGGCGGGCTGTTCAGGGTCAGCCGTCCTCAGAAGAACAAAAAGTTCACAGCAGACGCCATGGACTGTTCACGCTTTAAACCCGACACGTCACATGACTGGGACCTGGAGGAG ATGTTGGACTCCATCAGAGACTGCTTTGTGACGGGAAAGTGGGAGGAGGGACAGGACGCTGCGACACTGCTAAAAGAAGACG ACGAGCTCTACGGAGACTTTGAGGATCTAGAAACAGGAGCAGTCCATACAGCTCAGGATCAG AGCGGTGAgaatgaagatgaagatggtgatgaggatgaggatggtGATGAGGAGGGTGCAGAGGGGCTGATGAAGGTGGACCAGGAggagcagcagaagaagaagcgCCTGGAGAAGAAGCGGCGGCTAAAGGAGCGCTTTGACGCCGAGTATGATGATGGCGAGGCCACGTACTTCGACGACCTGAAGGAGGAAATGCAGAAACAGGCCGAG CTGAACAGGGCGGAGTTTGAGGACGTGGACGATGAGACCCGAGTTCAGTACGAAGGTTTCAGACCGGGGATGTACGTCAGAGTAGAGATCTCCTCACTGCCATGTGAGTTTGTTATCAACTTTGACCCCCAGTATCCCATCATCCTCGGAGGGCTGGGCTCCAGCGAGGGAAACGTAGGATACCTGCAG ATGCGTTTGAAGAAACACCGCTGGTACAGCCGGATCCTGAAGACCAGAGACCCTCTGATCCTGTCGTTAGGATGGAGGCGGTTTCAGACCCTCCCTCTTTATCACATCGAGGACCACAACGGACGCCACCGCCTGCTCAAATACACGCCACAGCACATGCACTGTGGAGCGTCCATCTGGG GTCCCATCACTCCTCAGGGTACGGGTTTCCTGGCTGTTCAGTCTGTCGCAGAAACCAAA GCGAATAACTTCCGTATTGCAGCCACAGGAGTGATTCTGGATTTAGATAAATCAGTGACCATAGTTAAGAAGCTCAAACTGATTGGTTATCCATACAAGATCTTTAAAAACACCTGCTTCATCAAG GGCATGTTTAACTCGGTATTAGAGGTGGCAAAGTTTGAAGGAGCCTCCGTCCGGACGGTGTCAGGAGTGCGAGGACAGATAAAGAAAGCTCTGTCTTCACCTACAGGAGCATACAGAGCCACATTTGAGGACCGTCTGCTCATGAGCG ACATTGTGTTCCTGCGGTCCTGGTTCCCGGTCTCGGTCCCTCAGCTCTATAACCCAGTCTCCTCCCTGCTGCTCGCTGTGGGTCAGAAGGACTGCTGGGCTGGCATGAGGACGCTTGGACAGCTCAAACACGAGCTCGGCATCCGCAACAAACCCAACGCCGACTCTCTGTATAAG CCGGTGGTGCGTGCTCCAAGGCGTTTTAACCCCCTCCACATCCCCAAAGAGCTGCAGAAGGCCCTCCCCTTTAAGAGCAAACCCAAGCAGCAGCAGGCCAAAGGAAATGTTCCCCGAGACCTGCAGAGACCCAGCGTGATCCGAGAACCCCACGAGAGGAAG GTGGCAGCGCTGCTCCACGCTCTGAGCACGGTCCACAACCACAAGAGGAAGAAAGCCCGCGCCGTGCAGCACACCAAACACAAGGAGTTCCTGCAGCAGAAGGAGAAACAGGAGGAGGCCAAGCTGAAGAGGCAGAAGGAGGCACGGAAAAAGCTCTACAGAGTCATGGGCCAGATGGACCAGAGGAAACAGAGGTCTAGCCTGAAGGGGGCTCCGCAGGACGACTGA
- the bms1 gene encoding ribosome biogenesis protein BMS1 homolog isoform X1, translating to MDGKVKKQKKHQQKHSGPKAEKKKLRKQGGTTEEDDRRRNPKAFAVQSAVRMAKTFHRSQDIKAKKHHIPLVDRTPLEPPPIVIVVVGPPKVGKTTLIRCLIKNFTRQKLGEIHGPVTIVAGKKRRLTFMECNNDINTMIDLAKVADLALMLIDASFGFEMETFEFLNICQVHGFPRIMGVLTHLDSFKNNKTLRKTKKNLKHRFWTEVYQGAKLFYLSGMVYGEYQTQEVKNLGRFISVMKFRPLVWQTSHPYVLADRMEDLTDPERVRTDPKCDRTVSLYGYLRGTYMKNKGQVHIPGVGDFQVSDVNFLPDPCPLPDTQKKRALNEKERLLYAPMAGVGGVVYDKDAVYIDLPANHVNQTQEDQRPTTELVQSLIDTHATLDEKMASSKVSLFSGSATLESAEVDEESEEGAGLKETCVLDPITQRERRKVVFTEGEEEEEEDEDDDSEDDDDDEEEEDGDEDDVSVFLKKARADSDQTDQNIPPPMKKQKKEEEEKLEVPAFADSEDELERSDDEEESDDDEEESDEEEKAGGAGDSGNCSEEESDDDEEDEEEEEESEGGEEEEEEQGSLRWKEDLLQKASQAFLRQQEAAPNLRKQVYGSVVEAGQSDEEEDEEELGGLFRVSRPQKNKKFTADAMDCSRFKPDTSHDWDLEEMLDSIRDCFVTGKWEEGQDAATLLKEDDELYGDFEDLETGAVHTAQDQQSGENEDEDGDEDEDGDEEGAEGLMKVDQEEQQKKKRLEKKRRLKERFDAEYDDGEATYFDDLKEEMQKQAELNRAEFEDVDDETRVQYEGFRPGMYVRVEISSLPCEFVINFDPQYPIILGGLGSSEGNVGYLQMRLKKHRWYSRILKTRDPLILSLGWRRFQTLPLYHIEDHNGRHRLLKYTPQHMHCGASIWGPITPQGTGFLAVQSVAETKANNFRIAATGVILDLDKSVTIVKKLKLIGYPYKIFKNTCFIKGMFNSVLEVAKFEGASVRTVSGVRGQIKKALSSPTGAYRATFEDRLLMSDIVFLRSWFPVSVPQLYNPVSSLLLAVGQKDCWAGMRTLGQLKHELGIRNKPNADSLYKPVVRAPRRFNPLHIPKELQKALPFKSKPKQQQAKGNVPRDLQRPSVIREPHERKVAALLHALSTVHNHKRKKARAVQHTKHKEFLQQKEKQEEAKLKRQKEARKKLYRVMGQMDQRKQRSSLKGAPQDD from the exons ATGGACGGGAAGgtgaagaagcagaagaagcaTCAGCAGAAACACAGCGGGCCcaaagcagagaagaagaaactcAGGAAGCAGGGAGGCACCACAGAAGAAGATGATCGCAGACGAAACCCCAAAGCCTTCGCCGTTCAGTCAGCTGTTCGGATGGCAAAGACCTTCCACAG GTCTCAGGACATCAAAGCAAAGAAACACCACATCCCTTTGGTGGATCGGACTCCTCTTGAACCCCCTCCTATCGTCATCGTTGTGGTTGGACCCCCAAAGGTGGGAAAAACCACCCTGATCCGCTGCCTGATCAAAAACTTCACCAGACAGAAGCTTGGAGAGATTCACGGACCGGTGACCATTGTAGCAG gtaAGAAACGCCGTCTGACCTTCATGGAGTGTAACAATGACATCAACACCATGATTGACCTTGCCAAAGTCGCTGATCTG GCGTTGATGCTTATTGATGCCAGTTTTGGCTTTGAGATGGAGACGTTTGAGTTCCTGAACATCTGTCAGGTTCACGGTTTTCCTCGGATCATGGGCGTGCTGACTCATCTGGACTCCTTCAAGAACAACAAGACTCTGAGGAAGACCAAGAAGAACCTGAAGCATCGATTCTGGACTGAGGTCTACCAG GGGGCGAAGCTGTTCTACCTGTCTGGTATGGTCTACGGGGAATATCAGACTCAGgaggtgaagaacctgggccgGTTCATCTCAGTCATGAAGTTTCGTCCTCTGGTCTGGCAGACGTCGCATCCCTACGTCCTCGCTGATCG TATGGAGGATCTGACCGACCCAGAGAGAGTCAGGACTGACCCCAAGTGTGACAGAACAGTTTCACTCTACGGCTACCTGAGAGGGACATACATGAAGAACAAAGGGCAGGTGCACATCCCAG GTGTTGGAGACTTCCAGGTGTCAGACGTTAACTTCCTGCCTGATCCGTGTCCACTTCCTGACACTCAGAAGAAAAGAGCCCTGAATGAGAAGGAGCGTCTGCTCTACGCTCCCATGGCGGGGGTAGGCGGGGTCGTTTATGACAAAGACGCCGTTTATATTGACCTGCCGGCCAACCACGTTAATCAGACTCAG GAGGACCAGCGTCCAACCACAGAGCTCGTTCAGTCTCTCATCGATACTCACGCCACTCTGGATGAAAAGATGGCGTCCAGTAAAGTGTCTCTGTTCAGCGGCTCGGCTACGCTGGAGTCAGCAGAGGTGGACGAAGAAAGCGA AGAGGGGGCGGGGCTTAAGGAGACTTGTGTCCTGGACCCGATCacccagagagagaggaggaaggtgGTCTTCactgagggagaggaggaggaggaggaagatgaagatgatgacagtgaagacgatgatgatgatgaggaggaggaggatggtgatgaagatgacGTGTCTGTGTTTCTGAAGAAAGCGAGAGCTGACTCTGATCAGACTGATCAGAACATTCCTCCTCCGATGAAGAAacagaagaaggaggaggaggagaagttGGAGGTGCCGGCGTTCGCTGACAGCGAGGACGAGCTGGAGAGGAGcgatgatgaggaggagagtgatgatgatgaagaagagaGTGATGAAGAGGAAAAGGCCGGGGGAGCAGGTGACTCTGGAAACTGTTCAGAGGAggagagtgatgatgatgaggaggatgaagaagaggaggaggaatcagagggaggggaggaggaggaagaggaacaag GTTCTCTGAGGTGGAAGGAAGATCTGCTGCAGAAAGCATCTCAGGCTTTTCTACGGCAACAAGAAGCTGCTCCCAACCTGAGGAAACAGGTGTACGGCTCAG TGGTTGAAGCTGGTCagagtgatgaagaggaggatgaagaggagctgGGCGGGCTGTTCAGGGTCAGCCGTCCTCAGAAGAACAAAAAGTTCACAGCAGACGCCATGGACTGTTCACGCTTTAAACCCGACACGTCACATGACTGGGACCTGGAGGAG ATGTTGGACTCCATCAGAGACTGCTTTGTGACGGGAAAGTGGGAGGAGGGACAGGACGCTGCGACACTGCTAAAAGAAGACG ACGAGCTCTACGGAGACTTTGAGGATCTAGAAACAGGAGCAGTCCATACAGCTCAGGATCAG cAGAGCGGTGAgaatgaagatgaagatggtgatgaggatgaggatggtGATGAGGAGGGTGCAGAGGGGCTGATGAAGGTGGACCAGGAggagcagcagaagaagaagcgCCTGGAGAAGAAGCGGCGGCTAAAGGAGCGCTTTGACGCCGAGTATGATGATGGCGAGGCCACGTACTTCGACGACCTGAAGGAGGAAATGCAGAAACAGGCCGAG CTGAACAGGGCGGAGTTTGAGGACGTGGACGATGAGACCCGAGTTCAGTACGAAGGTTTCAGACCGGGGATGTACGTCAGAGTAGAGATCTCCTCACTGCCATGTGAGTTTGTTATCAACTTTGACCCCCAGTATCCCATCATCCTCGGAGGGCTGGGCTCCAGCGAGGGAAACGTAGGATACCTGCAG ATGCGTTTGAAGAAACACCGCTGGTACAGCCGGATCCTGAAGACCAGAGACCCTCTGATCCTGTCGTTAGGATGGAGGCGGTTTCAGACCCTCCCTCTTTATCACATCGAGGACCACAACGGACGCCACCGCCTGCTCAAATACACGCCACAGCACATGCACTGTGGAGCGTCCATCTGGG GTCCCATCACTCCTCAGGGTACGGGTTTCCTGGCTGTTCAGTCTGTCGCAGAAACCAAA GCGAATAACTTCCGTATTGCAGCCACAGGAGTGATTCTGGATTTAGATAAATCAGTGACCATAGTTAAGAAGCTCAAACTGATTGGTTATCCATACAAGATCTTTAAAAACACCTGCTTCATCAAG GGCATGTTTAACTCGGTATTAGAGGTGGCAAAGTTTGAAGGAGCCTCCGTCCGGACGGTGTCAGGAGTGCGAGGACAGATAAAGAAAGCTCTGTCTTCACCTACAGGAGCATACAGAGCCACATTTGAGGACCGTCTGCTCATGAGCG ACATTGTGTTCCTGCGGTCCTGGTTCCCGGTCTCGGTCCCTCAGCTCTATAACCCAGTCTCCTCCCTGCTGCTCGCTGTGGGTCAGAAGGACTGCTGGGCTGGCATGAGGACGCTTGGACAGCTCAAACACGAGCTCGGCATCCGCAACAAACCCAACGCCGACTCTCTGTATAAG CCGGTGGTGCGTGCTCCAAGGCGTTTTAACCCCCTCCACATCCCCAAAGAGCTGCAGAAGGCCCTCCCCTTTAAGAGCAAACCCAAGCAGCAGCAGGCCAAAGGAAATGTTCCCCGAGACCTGCAGAGACCCAGCGTGATCCGAGAACCCCACGAGAGGAAG GTGGCAGCGCTGCTCCACGCTCTGAGCACGGTCCACAACCACAAGAGGAAGAAAGCCCGCGCCGTGCAGCACACCAAACACAAGGAGTTCCTGCAGCAGAAGGAGAAACAGGAGGAGGCCAAGCTGAAGAGGCAGAAGGAGGCACGGAAAAAGCTCTACAGAGTCATGGGCCAGATGGACCAGAGGAAACAGAGGTCTAGCCTGAAGGGGGCTCCGCAGGACGACTGA